From the Lycorma delicatula isolate Av1 chromosome 4, ASM4794821v1, whole genome shotgun sequence genome, the window TCCCAGGTTAGGTTTTCAAAAGAagatttctgtaattaatttttagcgCAGCCATaaacgaaaaacccttttcacaaacctaagacgtggcgaaagggattaatatttccAATTCTTCTGTGtcagcagacatttcgatgaATCTCAAATGGTAACTTAGCTACTGCAACAACGTTCTCACTTAAcgtggattcagtacccatctcttcgagaatCATTTTTATCTTACAGGAAATATTCCGCCGGCTGAATTTTTAGTTCACACAAATGCAATTTCACGCTAGccaactgtggtgaataatactgtcttcttcatccaaatttttctcaatgtaaTCTGAAgcgagtggaaacatatcaaaatttttgctacgacggcgaataatccagatatcaagcttcatctgtcattaacaaaatatttttatcacgtccttgtaaattcacattcatgCCTTTttaatgcgaaaatacatcaattaagtaagccaacagcaacaaaTACTCATTATTCTATAAAAGCATTGggaatggcgtttgtttatcctcGAAACcggacttctgtatggaaaacaagagattttttcttttcgcccatttcatcgTTTAGTTTCGCAAACAGCCAATTCTGTAAGGatcaacttttaatataattaaccatttttacagctttacaaagaatttgtttgagattttctgacatattttttgtggcaagaacatatctgtgaaggaagcagtgcggtgcgtccattccgcccttcgtataagacgatcttttaacttttttttttcagaaatccattgTTTCATGTTATCGCCTTTGCCACCACTagatactgcaatacattttgtccaacctaagttatagtttttagtagcttcataaaaacatCAAAGACATTGTTCTCCTGCATAACCACgtatttgcaaaacaacatatttcctTTGACtgatctgtccctatcgcattcataccacacaaaacataagaactgagaaattttTGCCACATCTATTGATTAATGAAAtcgaatactaaaaaattcacctGAACTCGCtcgctgaattatctgatcgcggaCATCGGCAGAcatgtcatcgattcgccttTATACTGTGTAGttagaaagcagaatttttttgcttcttccacaccTACTGAAACACAGAACATATCAGTTTCAGCAGACAATATGATGTTTTCTGCGATTTTATGGGGTTTGGACCtgttagctactcttaatgctaccaGATAAGATGCTTCAATTACTTTTATgaggcttgatttacaaatagaagctttttgatttttcaaagtatGTAACTTTCTTTCGAGAAATTCCATaagtttgcttttatgatccggatgtttagtttccaagcgACGAATAAATTTGTCCCCCCCGCCCTGAGACtgagagcagggcagtcaaacatcaggtgttcatttgactggacctccccgcagacgcacagctcatcagctgtcaggcggaaccaaaacagatattggttcaaattaacatggttggtgagcacctgggcccCCCGTTATCctccttaaaaacgaactcgaagCATACCATCCCTCAATTTAGATCTGCTGCATTGTGATCATCGTTCTGTTCCGctactggcccggcccgaaaccgcatcccaaatacctcggcctccctgcctcttcgcaatctccacatggctgcccgaactttcaccagtaaatcgattgggagagcctttcccaatacggtggtatcctcgtaggaagttgttttaaaaacaccagtgcatacaattaaggctctgcgctgggcactccttaaattttgaacaagtgctctattcatatccaacctatgcgcccaaacgggcgggTCATTCACTGGCTCCCTTCGTTTTTtcccaaatttataaattttgcataggaatctaattgaaaaaaaaaacagtttcacagATTGTTtgcacactaaaaaaccgaaacctcaattacTGTTGTTTTCAGTGaaactaaacttttaaaaacttaaataaaggtaatagtcgcacgcttcgcattcgaaaTTACAGACTCTCTGCAGttccttacgcctcttttatactgctgagaacACGACGTATacaaacgtatcatatgcatgttcgaacatgacgcaCTCACAGCGAATATAATGCAAGCATTCCAAATTACACGGATAACGTACACAcaaagttggaacctgtaaattgcgcCTGTTTGTACACTTGATACATGCATGTTCACACtcgtcgctatcaacgcagctaatagttttaactaggtttcattgggttggggtcgcgaaatattcattatatattttttttattttttgggttcgTGAAGCTATAACACGGTTGAGTATCAGTGTTCTAGATCAATGAGACATCTTCAAATTTCATTCCTTTTatcaccattttttattttgggaaaCAAAGTTGGTCGGTACAAAGTATGATGACAAGGATGGATGAGATCCTTGTTTTGCCAAAAATGAGAATACAACAATCAAACAATGCACTGATGAATTGTCATGCAGAAGAAACCATGGCTCATTTTACGCAAACTCTGGCATAGTACTGCATGAATTATgctgtcatgtttttttttaataaaatttacagtctACTCTTTCCAGTATAAATTCATGATTAATGATATGTTTGGTATCAAAACATgcaatcagtattattttcactaataattattgCTCTACCATTTTTTTGAgcttctgatttttaaattcaaacattttctttttcaaatctttGTCTAATGTCTTATCTACTATACGTAATGTACAATAATCCCTGTCATTTCTTCTAGAATCCTAATATTCAAAATCTGATTACCAGTCCAAAGGTTTTGAATCAGTTCTGGTAATTTTTGAGTTCAGGAAGTTAAGTACTTAAGTTGAGTTCATAAGTTAATGTTCCTAATAAATATTCTTCATCTTACGTAACTttaaacactttaaatattttgataaccatTTGCCCTgcctttatacaaaatttaatcgctgcaatttgttccaatttttaaatttttttaacaggagCTAAAAACAAACCTTATAACAATAAATTCTCAACTGTGACAACAAGAACGAAAGTTGAACATCAAAAACTTTAAAAGGTTTTCTCTTACTAGTATCATCAATCTTCAATAGACAGTATTATTAATATGCTTGTAACAAGTTTATCCAGAAATATAGCTGTCACAATGGGTATAATGAACCCAGCTAACACTGGGTACAACATAATGTCCTTCACAACCTCGCCTGCTTTAATAATCACGATTTATCTAATGATATAAGGTTTAAGATCAATATTATTGAAACCGATATAAGTAAAGTAACTTATAcaattagaagtaattttttataactgtaatattaaaaacaaacttttaattacaaaatccTGGCTACAGgtttcattctgaaaaaaaaaatctaaatttgtgCTGGAAAAACAATAACGTTACTCTTTTGATGTTAATTGAGTAGTATACAAAATTACTTCCAACTAAGTGCAAGGCCAGGATGAAATCTTTACTTACTATTTTCCATCTTTCTTGTTTCATTatcataaatactaaaaatcctgtttaaaattaaggataaaatgaagtttcataaccatatGTTGATCTTTTAAGGAcagaaagtaatttataattaaaacattacaaaacagttaatttataattaaaaattgttgtttagggtaatgaaaaacaatacacttaaaatttgtataatgctAAATAGAATAcagtaataacataaatatagcAATAAAGAAATGTGAACTAAGTTGAGTGAAAAATTTTGTGATACTTTAATTGCGGCTCTATTTTGTGCGAGTAACAATGGACACTGGtgttcagaaaaaaagaaaaaatatctcaaTCTGGAATCATatctatttcaatttataatatatttacgtattaacgccactgcagctacagctttatttaaaaacaaagtagtcaatcggatttcagtggaaaatgaacagtctctttattaattataataagtggttatttatatttatttattttataaatataatttaaccaaacttaacctacgctcgctaactttgactaattaataccgtaattttgtgagtatttatttaataaattcagtaattattgcaattatttattatttaaataatcaaaacactcctgttaattagtcaaggttagcaagcgtaggttaagtttaattaaattatatttataaaataaataaatataaataaccatttattaaaattaataaagagactgttttgaatctatgttaaactctatatcggcccattttccaccgaaataccatacatttttttctaaatttgcagTACTTTTAGGATCAAAAGTTATTCCATTTGTAATCTGGCATGTGTTTTTGTctaatgataagaaaataaaacgtctaataaattattttcctaatatgtacacAGCAATCCGTTCAACGAGTGAACAATAAGCACCCCCTAAGATCCAGTGAAAAGAGGATGACACGTATGATATGAAAATgaggtataatcttgtacagactcaggctgaccaatCCTGAGGCGAGcaattaattgaaccccagccaccaaagtacaccagtatctaCTGTTAAGTATTTCTTGGGTTTAAACAGGAGCAATTACTAATACGTAAGGAAAAAACCCATTGTGGGAGAGAAACAGAAAAgaccccaaattttttttatacatataattctgTTTAGACatacttttatcaaataaatattctattaaaaattaagttaaaacaatGTAACTTTCAAATCTATGGCACTCCACTACAAGGTGAGATatgttgtttttacttttttttgacaTCAAGTAACAATTATAAGTCTGTAAAAATCAAGAATAACATTTGTTTTCAATCTGACTTAagtgtttttcaaataatattcctGACATTCTAAAGGTCGTGGTTACTATATAAAGTTAAAAGTACAGATTGTCAATCAACGCGattctaaaaatcaatattactgtaaaatagtCCAATCACAAACATTTAAGTGGGCAGAATGATTACAGAAATGGTAAAAACCAGTTTAACATAAGtgcaaataaatacaataatagttTAGACTTACGCATACGCTGATTTGGTTTACAAAATGATACTTCATATAAAATTctctaatttcaataattttctagcaaataaattaatattaacttaccTTTGACACAGTCGGGACACCAACTAACACCTTCATCACTGCGTGAACCGCTGAAAAGTATTATGATTTTTTCATCTTCacccattaaattttcaagttctCTTACTTTTTCTGTGAAGTTTTCATAACCTTCAACCGtgtatatttttaccattttgaaaaaatatgacgttaataaaataaaaatcaaacacaatgttttcgttttttttatattgagttaCATAGACTTGCAAGCCAATAAAGTCACTGCATACTAAACACAAATTTATGCAAGTAACAAGATAAGGAAATGAGGTTATCTGTAATCACATGTTAATTCATCATAAATGACTCGTTCATCTCAACGTACACGAAcaagaactaaaaaaaactaacaattctTATACAACCGGCAATTACAATAGCACAGACTATACTTCCACTCAAATCATTACGAGAAATAAGTTTAAGTATTTCCATCATAAAAGTTTAAAGTGATACTTTTGTTTTTCCCTCAATGAACTCAAAACTTTTATCTCATTTGTGTTATTGCAGTTTAATAGTTCGCAATAAACATGTGCATAACGCAACAGCTGATACGAGTATACAAAAGTTTCTTGTTAAATTTGGTTACAAGAAACTCTTAACGTTACAGCAGAAGTAAttagaacattattaaaaaataataataagcagttCAAAAGATTCGtcagatttatttaatgagtTTGTGTCAGTTCGGAATCCAATGGATAGCCACTCAACTTCGACTTCGGATGGGGTGAAATTGATTACCGCAgttttaaaggataaaattagCATCAAGCGTAACTCCTTAGGTGAATTTTAACATGTACAAactgaaataaatctttattcccatcggtatttaatttatactagtTGACAGTTTAAACCACTCTAGTTATAAGATGAAAAGAAATAGATCAGTACGTATATtagttgtttaaataaacataggCCTAAAAATTGTACAACTTCATATTTGCAGACAAAacctatttcaaataataataataatgaacatttatttatatttttaagcaaaCTATGAGgccttaaagaaataattttgaaaacgtaTAGTAACATGCATCAATACAATTAAAGTAtactcataataaaataatttatatggttATTACTGTTACAAATTACAACAGTTTAATAATCTAATGCATACATATAGTATTGTGAGAGAAAAAATTAGTCTACTGAATTGAATGCTTTGTTGGCTATCTTTAATTatatctgaacaatttttttttttttttacttctacagTTGTTTACTCAACTTGAAagtctttttattactttagttaccacatatgatttttgtgtagcaaagcattttctaaaattaaatctgaTCTAGTATCGAgatttgctatattttttttaagccacTTAATGTACTTTGTCACTTGGTCTGCATCTGATATAAAACTTTCCTTCCACTAATGATAATCAGACTCTTCTTCTGATACCAGATTGGATAATATTTGCTGTCAACTAACCACTATTTAACTGACTACAAAACACGTTTCATCTATGTATAATAAGTCTACATCcattttgataacttaaaaagttctgaaaataatgtattcattgctctattacacataaatattcaatttacacATTTCTTGGTAACTTGaaccaaattttttcatttaaatattatttaagtgaaGCAGGCAtagaaagatgtttttattttgtgtaagatTCATTATTAAGACTGTTCatcataaaaactaattattaagaaatcataaTTCTGAATAGATTCAATATGTATTTCTGGAAGTTACGAAACTGCATTTTCTTTTGGCCTcttctttcataaatttaacagttaacttgaattaaaattttatccctTTCCTGTtaacaaatttcaacaaaactCTAGCAGAGTTATAACACACGATTCTTTCAAATActataataacactaaaaaataaactgaacttaataatttaagtaatatccataataaataagaaataaacaaaagttaatttatatgattaaatggcataaaaacaaatgttatggctattcttgaaaaaaaataatttggtgtaTTTTTGAGGCCACAATCTTGTAGCCAATTCACTTTTTAATCATTcaacaatgaaagaaaattctGTGGATATTTCCATGTCATAATATTCTTTCAACATATTGTTGGGAGTATAGAATGGAGTAACCCTTTCTgccttagaatttttattaattccttgtCATTTATTCTgcctttataattaataaatgcatgataaaattaataataattttataaaaaacattatgactttaaaaaactataaacattaaaatcaatCAAACATACCAACCAACTACAACTTAGAAACGCTTTTATAGCAGACTCAACTGTCAAGGTCTGTGACTTGAGATTATACACACACATAGCCCAGTTCTatgatttcagaaaaataaaagagcCATCATGATAATCTACCAAGCATTAATCCAGTCCTGACATCACATAGGGTAATGTAAATTATCTTGTATAAAAACAAGCTAGCAGTATTGGTTCTACCACTCTCCAGACAGAACTGAGACAGTCTGGTGTACGTATTAgtttattaacaaaagtttttattttcaattttcttgttaaacatttatttaaaatgtgtctAAGACTGCCAATGAGGAATGAGTACTTCACAAGtagtaaaagaaaagagaaaactttgtgcttataaaaattaaaaaaaagaatgcagagaaacaatataaaataagtacTACAGAGTGTGACGTGAAGTTGTCTGTAATGCAGGAAACATGAACTATTTTCTATACCGCAAgctttctaattaattttcttgaaatttcatgaaaaaaaatgctttgaatatcagaatgatttTCAGCTTATACATTATTATCTTATAAGAATCTAATACTATATTAAAggtaataggaaaaacaaatcttcaaattgcttaaataaatagTGTGTGGCTTTCAGTTTATAACTTACAATTGTGTTAACTTAAAACATACTACAGAACCACCAgagaaattttttcaacaaaatgaaaaagagaTCATCCAAATTTGCACCTTGTTCACGATTAAGAAGACATAACAAATACATGCTAGTCAAATTCAGAACCatcttttttgaagttaaaaaactaaagCCTTATAAATTTGCaatgaagaaatttatattataaataatgggaaaaaaaagtgtaataatattaataatttttttttattattaataattttaaagaaatttgtaaatatgtaatgaagaatttgtaatataaaaaatcattgttctttttttatttacttttacttatggATAGGTGTTTGTATAAgtgtttacatattaaattaatatgggtaaaaatcaaattaaatcatattagaTTAATGTACgatttagaaatgatttttaaactaatttctgaattccaaaaaatgtactttagatttatctaattttttgaaTGGCTAACTGTTTCATTAAAAGTGgctatttaaataagttttaatgaatttgtatatttcataatgttttatcactgtaaaaagaaaatcaattataaaatgtataattatttgttaattatgcaacagatacacattaaaattttttacttatctcAATCATACCTAACCAGCTACATTTTGTCATACATTTgtcaaaagtgaaatatttacttCCTGTCAAATTTACATACTAACATTACCACTTAATTTTAtccactgataaaaaattaaagcatttacaccattactttttaaattgtttaaattataaaagcgagtatattatttttactacccACTAATCTACTGTAgacaatttaattacaaaaatgataccaacaaagagatttttaataacatttacagtcataaatttttcaatggatgtattaagtttcattttacaaaaaaaatcttcaatccGTAAGTACTATTGACTATGACAGATccagaatgaaattattttatacagactgaaaaaaagtaaaaattttttttagactgcTATATTATGTTACAGtttgtgtgtaaaatgtttttacctttaaattaaaaaaaataaaattctttttaatataaaagatagaCATATATGATAAAGATAAACATacatgtttctttaaaataatcgCACTGATTACCTATTGCAATGTATCCTataatggttttaattaaattaaatctatattacAATACTTAAATTAGATTTGAATTCTCGTGTTTCCAGTTTACTTTAGCAGCTCAGTTTAATTAATAGCAATGGGTTCAATTAAACAGTTTTGTAATTGAATGATTTATATGATATATTGTAAGAAAGAACaatcttgaaaaatatgaaaactttaactTTCTTTAACAGATAGTactacttgaaaataaattacatcagtCAGAGCATGGTGCTTTAAAGAAATTCTATCATAAGCTTTGCCCTAATCAGCTATCATAACAAAAATTCAGTTATCTATTCAAGTGCATGTGCAACCCATAAAAATGTCTGCAGATTTTGACTACGTTAATGGTTAGTGGATTAGGgagcataaaaataaatcattaagaaattttcaccatttaatttttatccttacaggaagaaaataaatttaaatatcatttaataaatcatccataaatttaattatgccattgttttatataaaatattaaaaaattaataaattataaaaaatatatttgatgaaagattggtaataaataattccatatagttttaatataacatttttgtattagtTCATTTTATTAAGGACATACTTTAAAAGTGGTAGCcacgtttgaaaattttttttaaagtattgttttatgaaaattaatatcattgacaaaaattacttttttatttccacaGTAAgatcttttcttatttcttttgcaGGAAAAGGATATTACCCAGAATTATCATCAGGATTATTCCAAGGTGATATTTTTTTACCACTTGAAATGGAAACAAGAAATGCTATAACACTGGATAAATATAAATGGCCAAACAGAACTGTTCCTTATAAATTTACATCTAATTATAGTaagtttattatgtattttttcctcttttattacttacagtttattgaTAATAATGTTGAGGTAACTCTGTATTAAACCTTTCTCCagctatacttttttaaaaacaaaaaataattatataataaataattattacatccatagttttattgtttaaccAAGAGTAGGGAAGCACTGTTTTGAGTTGTACTTTATTAGAAAGCATTAGGAAGCCTTGCATTTTATGACAACACCTGATCCCTGAGTCAGGCTCTTTTGTACAGGAACCAGGTAGAAAAATGAATCCCAAAGTAGGTATATTGGAAGTATTCCTACAATCAAACAACACATATATCAAGGACATAGTAACTTATAGAGATCCACACAACAGAGTATCCAGGACCCCTCAGGCAGTAAACATCCTTTCCTCAGGAAGGAAGCATCAGATTTGGTGATAAAGTAGATCAGCTTAGGTATAATCAACTGAGGCAGGTCTaggctttcttaaaaaaaacccTCCCCCACTTCTGGATTATATGGCTTATGTAGTTATCCAACTGaactatataattaattcaatcaTATCTGCGTTGGgagaatttctaaaaataagtatatatgtcACACCACAATTTTGCAGTAAgctgaatttttatgaaagtaaattcTGAAATACTACATTTTTCATGGATTTCTAAGATACAGGGAAAAGGTATATATTGGTGTACATGAGTTATCAATATTTGACTTACCAACACTACAATTTGCTAACAATCTCATAGTGAAAAATCCAACATTGATATTCTACACATATACAAAAAAGGATCACAtcttaaaagcatataaaatatacCAACAGACAagatatactaaaaaaaacaGCTACAATTTATTTCAACCTGTTTTATCCAGTTTAAGCTACATAAGTTTTTAGATGGCTGTTGGAATGTCTTTATCTATAAagacatacaaatataaaaataaaggcaAATATTTAAATGGCTGTCATTCACATTGTAAgcaataaaagaaactaaaagtaaattttgagaATAAAGCAACATTGATTATCAGAATGGAATACTTACCAATCCGCTAATGTTGCTGATATAACtgctgtacatatatatatatatataacctactTGAATcactcaaaaatctttaaatagtgTTCACTCCAAACTGGAGCGAATTTAAaaagctgccattttggattaAAATAGGGACCTCTCCTACCATTCTGCAAAAGGGCATCAATAAACTCTGTTGTAACCTAACCATATGCCTGTGTTAGTTGCCTATAAACCAGTTAAAAGTAGAGCATCAATACAGTTGTTGGTTGCACCTGCTGTTTTCACAAGTTGGTGGCAATGGTGTTTGTTAGAGCACCTATGACATGTCTCTATATTAGTTCTTTGGCAGTGTTTATTGTCGcacatattaataaatgtattaaatcaattttttttataagtactcattcatttattatttttcacaggTAATGATGAAATTGATAAAGTTAGAGAAAATATGAACATAATTGAATCTcaaacatgtataaaatttattccttatacAGATTACACGGCTGATGTTCATGATAATGAGCATGATGATAATTATATTCTGATAAACAAGATACAGAATCGTGGTTGTTATGCTGTTGTTGGTTATAGATCAGATATCAGTCCAATTCCAGTGAATTTTATGTCACCAGAATGTTTTAAAAGCAATGGTACAATTCAGCATGAATTATTACATGTTCTAGGATTACTTCATGAACAAGCTAGACCGGATAGAGATGAATATGTTCAAGTTTTGTGGCAAAATGTTGATGAACGTAAGTATTTAGTTTGTTTATGAATaactaattacattatttatttttaatttcttgaatattagATTGTTTGTATGACATCTGGAAGGTTCCAGAGCATATTACACAGAAAggttacaattttaagaaaaggaTCTTAAACTTTATTAGATTTTAGATGGTCATAATTTAAaaagctgccattttggattaAAAATAGGGACCCCTCCTACCATTATGTTCTGTAACTACTTATTGAGTTTAATTGTTTCACTGTAATTTATATAGTTAGTTTTatatttcctcctctatgaatcatgagaccttgccattggtgagggggcttgagtgctcagggatacagagcagctggaccgaaggtgcaaccatatcggagaggtatctgttgagagccagactaaggattgattcctgaaagagggcagcagctctttcggtagttgttaggggcgtaagtcacaacgacttaaacggccatatcaacatcactcagtcctctgagtactgcgcagctgagagcaatggaaaactacagctgttttttttttccaagaaaatgtggctctgcattttcaaaagcaataatggaggcgccttccttggtaaaatattccggaggtaaaatagtcccccgttcggatctccgggtggggactactaaggaaggggtcaccagaaaagtaaaaaataacattctacgagtcggagcgtggaatgttagaagcttaaaaaaggttggtaggctagagaatttaaaaagggaaatggatagggtaaacgtggatatagtaggaattagtgaggttcggtgggaagaggaa encodes:
- the LOC142323967 gene encoding seminal metalloprotease 1-like isoform X2; the encoded protein is MDSHSTSTSDGVKLITAVLKDKISIKRNSLGKGYYPELSSGLFQGDIFLPLEMETRNAITLDKYKWPNRTVPYKFTSNYNYTADVHDNEHDDNYILINKIQNRGCYAVVGYRSDISPIPVNFMSPECFKSNGTIQHELLHVLGLLHEQARPDRDEYVQVLWQNVDERHRRDFSKAPSTFVSTYNVSYNLNSVMHYPNMAFSKNGKPTMISKKNSKELFGQRDGAVDGDFEKVRQIYKCNN
- the LOC142323967 gene encoding seminal metalloprotease 1-like isoform X1 produces the protein MDSHSTSTSDGVKLITAVLKDKISIKRNSLGKGYYPELSSGLFQGDIFLPLEMETRNAITLDKYKWPNRTVPYKFTSNYSNDEIDKVRENMNIIESQTCIKFIPYTDYTADVHDNEHDDNYILINKIQNRGCYAVVGYRSDISPIPVNFMSPECFKSNGTIQHELLHVLGLLHEQARPDRDEYVQVLWQNVDERHRRDFSKAPSTFVSTYNVSYNLNSVMHYPNMAFSKNGKPTMISKKNSKELFGQRDGAVDGDFEKVRQIYKCNN